A stretch of the Peromyscus leucopus breed LL Stock chromosome 10, UCI_PerLeu_2.1, whole genome shotgun sequence genome encodes the following:
- the Ube2k gene encoding ubiquitin-conjugating enzyme E2 K isoform X2, with protein sequence MTLRTVLLSLQALLAAAEPDDPQDAVVANQYKQNPEMFKQTARLWAHVYAGAPVSSPEYTKKIENLCAMGFDRNAVIVALSSKSWDVETATELLLSN encoded by the exons ATGACTCTGCGCACGGTATTATTGTCATTGCAAGCACTGTTGGCAGCTGCGGAACCAGATGACCCCCAAGATGCAGTAGTAGCGAATCAG TACAAACAAAATCCTGAAATGTTCAAGCAGACAGCTCGGCTTTGGGCACATGTGTATGCTGGAGCACCAGTTTCTAGTCCAGAATAcaccaaaaaaatagaaaacctgTGTGCTATGGGCTTTGATAGG AATGCAGTAATAGTGGCCTTGTCTTCAAAATCATGGGATGTAGAGACTGCAACAGAACTGCTTCTGAGTAACTGA